In Papaver somniferum cultivar HN1 chromosome 1, ASM357369v1, whole genome shotgun sequence, a genomic segment contains:
- the LOC113318804 gene encoding S-protein homolog 24-like — MMITSSKLKCVSLLLSMVIFAVLVSECSSQRSKWDNIHTSVANDIIDMSGGGELKIHCKSKDDDLGEHRLAYGAEIAWQFKMNIWETTMYWCNMWVNDVYKGGYHIYEAKRDWIRCQNECHYYARNDGLYGLIREKNDTELVYRWPN, encoded by the coding sequence ATGATGATCACTAGTAGCAAGCTGAAATGTGTGTCACTATTGCTGTCCATGGTGATATTCGCAGTGTTGGTGAGTGAGTGTTCATCTCAACGTTCCAAGTGGGATAACATTCACACCTCCGTAGCGAATGATATCATTGATATGTCAGGAGGAGGTGAACTAAAGATCCATTGCAAATCAAAAGACGACGATTTGGGAGAACACAGGCTAGCATATGGTGCTGAAATTGCTTGGCAATTTAAGATGAATATTTGGGAGACAACAATGTATTGGTGTAATATGTGGGTGAATGATGTTTATAAAGGTGGTTATCATATATACGAGGCAAAAAGGGATTGGATTAGATGCCAGAACGAATGCCATTATTATGCTCGTAATGACGGTCTGTATGGACTTATCAGGGAGAAGAATGACACTGAACTGGTGTATCGCTGGCCAAACTGA